Within Candidatus Francisella endociliophora, the genomic segment TTGAAAATATCTTCTCTTGTTAATGAAGTGTCAAAACCTGACTTGGTAACTACACCAGCAGATGTTGTACTTATAATAGCTGCAGGTATTGAGAAGTTATCTACCGCACTTATATCATAGAAAGCATTTGAATTTGTCGTGGATGTTGATATTTCTGAGTAATCAAAAATTATTTTGCTAGTTTTTATAGTTGGGTTTGATGGAGAGTTTACCTTATTAGCACTTACTGTTAGAGGAGTGTAACCATCTATAGATTCATAGATTCTAGAACTTTTTATTCCTCTAGGAATAGTAATATATAATGTCTTATCAGAGGCTGAGAGGGTTTTATAGTACTCAGTAGGAAGTGCTTCATCTTGAGTTAAAGTAGATGGGTCTATGCAGTCAAGAGTTGCAGGGCTACTCTTTGTTCCATCTCCTTTAATTTTGTACACACAGTTAGAGCTATCATTTAGTAGTGCGTAAAAAGCTAGGTTTACAGTATGAGAGCCACCGTTTTCGTTTATGTTGTTAGATATTTTTAATGTCAAAAAGTTTGTGTCAGAAGCTAAACAATATGTTGAAGTAGCTGACAGTGCAAGGATCATTAGTGCTTTTTTAAGCATTGAACTATCCAAATTATGTAATATTCATTTGATGAGAGTATATATGTATATTTCAATATGAGCAAACCACTTCTAATGTCAGTTGTAAATCACAGTTTTTACAAAATGATACTGTTTTGGTATAATGTGAATTACAAGTTCAAAGGAGGAGAGTTAAAATGTCACTTATAAAAAATAGAGAAAAGCAAAGCAAAAATAAGGTAGCTCTTCATCTAGAGATTGATGAAAGTGTTCTTACAGAGCTACTTGAGTATTTGAAATGGGCTAAGATAAATGGTCGAGGTCATTTTATAGAGGAGGCTTGTAAGTATGTCTTCCAAACTGATGAAGAATGGCAAAAGTTTAAGCAAGAGCATTATGAAACATGTGGCGATGTTCTTACTGATGTAGAAGAAACGGATGTCGATATAGCTAACCAGATGGTTTGTGAAGATGAGGGTATGGTTAATCTAGAAGAGGAACATAATCTAGGGAGAGAGCTTCAAAAGAAAAAATAGATAGGTTTGTTTTGGAGGTTTTTTATATTTTCTATAAATGATCTAAGTTTTTTAAGTGTACCATTTTTAAATACTAATAGTCACATATTGAAGTATAGCTTCAATAGTTTATCAGTCTTATTCCCTTATCCCTATCAAGGTAGTTTTATTGCCTATCAGTTGTTTTAGCTTTGAAAAACAAAGAGTATAATGTCTACACTTAGTAATTCAAGTTAGGTTTCATATGGAATATTTCACACACCTAAATCCAAATGATATAGATAATGCAAAATATGCAATTTTGCCTGGTGATCCAACGCGAGCGAGAGATTTAGCTTTTTGCATTGATGAGAATGCTATTAAGCTGAAAGAAAACCGTCAACATGCTAGCTATTTGGCGTATGTTAATAAAGCTCCAATACTCGTCGTAAGTACTGGTATGGGTTGTCCTGCAATACATGCGGTAACTATAGAGCTTAACCGTTTAGGATTAAAATATCTTATCCGCATAGGTACATGTGGAGCTATCAAGCAGAGCATAAATCTGGGTGATATTGTATTTACTAAATCTGCTGTTAAACTTGATGGTATTTCAAAACAGTACTTGGATGTTGCATATCCAGCTGTTGCCTCTCATAGTCTTACTCAGTCATTTGTAGCGGCTGCAAAAGAGTATAATATTCCACACCATGTTGGAATTACTGCATCATCGGACACATTTTGGCCAGGACAAGAGCGGCATGATAATTTTTCAGGTTATTTATTGCGTAATCTACAGGGCTCTATGCAAGAATGGCGTGCATTGAATGTTTCTAATTTTGAGATGGAAGCATCAGCGTTACTTTCTGCTGCTCATATATTAGAGATGAAAGCAGCTTGTTTTTGTGGCGTGTTAGCTAAACGAGTGGATAGTGAAGAAGTTTCAATGGATGCTAAAGCTATAGCTAAAAAGAACTGGGAGACAATTTTAAAGCCTGGCTTGATAAAC encodes:
- a CDS encoding nucleoside phosphorylase, producing MEYFTHLNPNDIDNAKYAILPGDPTRARDLAFCIDENAIKLKENRQHASYLAYVNKAPILVVSTGMGCPAIHAVTIELNRLGLKYLIRIGTCGAIKQSINLGDIVFTKSAVKLDGISKQYLDVAYPAVASHSLTQSFVAAAKEYNIPHHVGITASSDTFWPGQERHDNFSGYLLRNLQGSMQEWRALNVSNFEMEASALLSAAHILEMKAACFCGVLAKRVDSEEVSMDAKAIAKKNWETILKPGLINDIKKRENETGGMVK